The proteins below come from a single Parageobacillus thermoglucosidasius genomic window:
- a CDS encoding NAD(P)/FAD-dependent oxidoreductase, producing the protein MIQLKKPNVVILGAGYGGLMTTVRLQKLVGMNEANITLVNKNDYHYETTWLHEASAGTLHHDRVRYPISDVIDRNKVNFVKDTVVKILPDEKKVLMENGEIAYDYLVIALGFESETFGIKGLKEYAFSISNVNAARQIREHIEYQFATYNTEEEKREERLTIVVGGAGFTGIEFLGELVNRLPQLCREYDIDPHKVRVICVEAAPTALPGFDPELVEYAVGQLERKGVEFKIGTAIKECTPDGIIVAKGDDVEEIKAGTVVWAAGVRGSRVVDESGFEAMRGRIKVDPFLRVPGREDIFVVGDCSLVINEETNRPYPPTAQIAMQEGELCAKNLAVLIRQQGELQPFRPDIKGTVCSLGHDDAIGVVFGKKLWGAKASFMKKMIDNRALYLIGGASLVMKKGKFKFF; encoded by the coding sequence GTGATTCAGTTGAAAAAGCCAAATGTCGTCATTTTAGGTGCTGGTTATGGCGGGTTAATGACAACTGTGCGTTTGCAAAAACTTGTCGGCATGAATGAAGCGAATATTACGCTTGTGAACAAAAACGACTACCATTATGAAACAACATGGCTTCACGAAGCGTCTGCCGGCACGCTGCATCATGACCGGGTTCGTTATCCGATAAGCGATGTGATCGATCGCAATAAGGTCAATTTTGTGAAAGACACGGTAGTCAAAATACTTCCGGATGAAAAGAAAGTGTTAATGGAAAATGGCGAGATTGCCTACGATTATTTAGTCATTGCCCTCGGATTTGAATCAGAAACATTTGGAATTAAAGGGTTAAAAGAGTACGCTTTTTCCATTTCCAACGTGAATGCGGCGCGGCAAATCCGCGAGCATATTGAATACCAATTTGCGACGTATAATACGGAAGAAGAAAAGCGGGAAGAACGTCTAACGATCGTTGTTGGCGGCGCTGGATTCACAGGCATCGAGTTTTTAGGAGAATTGGTAAACCGCCTTCCACAATTATGCCGCGAGTACGATATCGACCCGCATAAAGTCCGCGTTATTTGCGTGGAAGCGGCGCCGACAGCGCTTCCTGGCTTTGATCCGGAACTTGTTGAGTATGCGGTCGGCCAGCTGGAGCGCAAAGGAGTCGAGTTTAAAATCGGCACTGCTATTAAAGAATGCACGCCTGACGGAATTATCGTGGCAAAAGGCGATGACGTCGAGGAGATAAAAGCAGGAACGGTCGTATGGGCAGCTGGTGTGCGCGGCAGCCGTGTCGTCGATGAGTCCGGCTTTGAAGCGATGCGCGGACGCATTAAAGTAGATCCGTTCTTGCGCGTTCCTGGCCGTGAAGATATTTTTGTCGTTGGCGACTGTTCGCTGGTGATAAATGAAGAAACGAATCGCCCATATCCGCCAACGGCGCAAATTGCCATGCAAGAGGGCGAATTGTGCGCGAAAAACCTTGCGGTGTTAATCCGCCAGCAAGGAGAATTACAGCCATTCCGCCCAGATATTAAAGGAACAGTTTGTTCACTTGGCCATGATGATGCGATCGGGGTTGTGTTTGGCAAAAAATTATGGGGTGCGAAGGCAAGCTTTATGAAAAAAATGATCGACAACCGCGCTCTTTATTTGATTGGCGGGGCTTCGCTTGTCATGAAAAAAGGAAAATTTAAATTCTTTTAA
- a CDS encoding NAD(P)/FAD-dependent oxidoreductase, whose translation MKEDPKIYDVTIIGGGPTGLFAAFYGGLRQMSVKIIESLPQLGGQLSALYPEKYIYDIAGFPKIRAQELINNLKEQMEQFAPTVCLEQSVEKLEKLENGTLKLTTNKEIHYSKTVVITAGNGAFQPRRLELETAAQYEGKNLYYFINDLNQFKGQKVLVCGGGDSAVDWSLMLEPIAEKVTIVHRRDKFRAHEHSVETLLNSTVNVKTPFVPVELIGDENGIRQVVIEHVKDGSRETIDIDALIVNYGFISSLGPIKNWGLEIEKNSIKVNSKMETNIPGVYAAGDICTYEGKIKLIACGFGEAPIAISSAKTYIDPTARMQPAHSTSLF comes from the coding sequence ATGAAAGAGGATCCAAAAATATATGATGTTACTATTATAGGAGGTGGACCGACCGGGCTGTTTGCTGCTTTTTACGGAGGATTAAGGCAGATGAGCGTGAAAATTATCGAAAGCCTTCCGCAACTTGGCGGACAATTATCTGCACTTTATCCTGAAAAGTACATATACGACATTGCCGGATTTCCAAAAATTCGCGCCCAAGAATTGATTAATAATTTAAAAGAACAGATGGAACAATTTGCGCCGACGGTTTGTTTGGAACAGTCGGTTGAAAAGTTAGAAAAATTAGAAAACGGGACGTTGAAATTAACGACCAACAAAGAAATACACTATTCCAAAACCGTCGTTATTACCGCCGGAAACGGCGCTTTCCAGCCGCGGCGCCTTGAGCTAGAAACCGCGGCGCAATATGAAGGGAAAAATTTATATTACTTCATTAACGACTTAAACCAATTTAAAGGGCAAAAAGTGCTCGTCTGTGGTGGCGGGGATTCAGCCGTTGACTGGTCGCTTATGCTGGAACCGATCGCGGAAAAAGTAACGATTGTGCATCGGCGCGATAAATTCCGCGCTCATGAACATAGCGTGGAAACATTGCTGAATTCCACCGTTAATGTTAAAACCCCTTTCGTTCCTGTGGAGTTAATCGGCGATGAAAACGGGATCCGCCAAGTCGTCATCGAGCACGTGAAAGACGGCTCCCGCGAAACGATCGACATCGACGCGCTCATTGTGAATTACGGCTTTATTTCTTCGCTTGGACCAATAAAAAACTGGGGGCTGGAAATTGAGAAAAACTCGATCAAAGTCAACTCGAAAATGGAAACAAACATTCCTGGCGTTTACGCTGCCGGCGATATATGCACATATGAAGGAAAAATAAAGCTCATTGCTTGCGGATTCGGGGAAGCGCCAATCGCGATTAGCAGCGCCAAAACGTATATCGATCCGACAGCGAGAATGCAACCGGCGCACTCCACTTCACTCTTCTAA
- a CDS encoding HesB/IscA family protein: MTDIVTLTEAAAFQIKDMMKEHEEEGAYLRIGVRGGGCSGLSYGMGFDHERHEDDHEFEQHGIKILVDKDSAPILQGTVIDYKQSLMGGGFTINNPNAIATCGCGSSFRTATNTGTPEQC, translated from the coding sequence ATGACGGATATTGTAACACTTACAGAGGCTGCTGCGTTTCAAATTAAAGATATGATGAAAGAACATGAAGAGGAAGGGGCATATCTCCGCATTGGCGTGAGAGGCGGCGGCTGCAGCGGTTTGTCGTACGGAATGGGATTTGACCATGAACGCCATGAAGACGATCATGAGTTTGAGCAACATGGAATTAAAATTCTCGTCGATAAAGACAGTGCGCCAATTTTACAAGGAACGGTTATTGACTATAAACAGTCGTTAATGGGCGGCGGTTTTACGATCAATAACCCGAACGCGATTGCCACATGCGGCTGCGGTTCGTCGTTCAGAACGGCAACGAACACTGGGACCCCAGAACAATGTTAA
- the dapF gene encoding diaminopimelate epimerase, with amino-acid sequence MNQFSFTKMHGLGNSYIYVNMFEETIPESLLSLLAVKVSNVNTGIGADGMILICPSKVAPVKMRIFNSDGSEGKNCGNGLRCVAKYVYEHGIVNDRSFFIETLSGLVKAEVEVENGAVTNVTIDMGKPRLKRSEIPMVGPEAERVVAEPFEVDGQLYEITAVSMGNPHVIFYVDDINQAAVTSLGPIVEKDKRFPEGVNVEFVEVVNDHELHFRVWERGSGVTQACGTGACAAVVASVLNGKTARNKETIVHLAGGDLTITWTDEGNVRMTGPAETICTGVYYY; translated from the coding sequence ATGAATCAATTTTCATTTACGAAAATGCATGGCCTTGGCAATAGTTATATATATGTCAATATGTTTGAAGAAACCATTCCGGAGTCATTATTGTCGCTGCTGGCCGTGAAAGTGTCTAACGTTAATACCGGAATCGGGGCGGATGGCATGATTCTTATTTGCCCGTCAAAAGTAGCCCCGGTGAAAATGCGGATTTTTAATAGCGATGGTTCGGAAGGAAAAAATTGCGGCAATGGCTTGCGCTGTGTGGCTAAATATGTGTACGAGCATGGAATAGTCAATGACCGCTCGTTTTTTATTGAAACATTGTCCGGGCTGGTGAAGGCAGAAGTGGAAGTAGAAAATGGAGCGGTTACCAATGTCACCATTGATATGGGAAAGCCGCGTTTAAAGCGGAGCGAGATCCCGATGGTTGGTCCGGAAGCGGAACGGGTGGTTGCAGAACCGTTTGAAGTCGATGGGCAGCTGTATGAAATTACGGCGGTTTCGATGGGAAACCCTCATGTCATTTTTTACGTGGATGATATCAATCAAGCGGCGGTAACATCCCTTGGGCCAATTGTCGAAAAGGACAAACGTTTTCCTGAAGGGGTTAACGTCGAATTTGTCGAAGTAGTTAACGACCATGAGCTCCATTTTCGCGTCTGGGAGCGCGGCTCCGGAGTGACGCAAGCATGCGGGACAGGAGCATGTGCGGCTGTTGTCGCTTCAGTGTTAAATGGAAAAACAGCACGAAATAAGGAAACGATTGTCCATTTAGCGGGCGGAGATTTGACGATCACGTGGACGGATGAAGGAAATGTGCGGATGACAGGACCGGCGGAAACGATTTGCACAGGAGTGTATTATTATTAA
- a CDS encoding YuzB family protein has translation MIQPIIEFCISNLANGSQKALEILEKDPNLDIIEYSCLSYCTRCAETLFALVNGEIVTGDTPEQLVENIYRYLEENPMF, from the coding sequence ATGATCCAGCCAATTATTGAATTTTGTATCAGCAATTTAGCAAACGGCTCGCAAAAGGCGTTGGAAATATTAGAAAAAGATCCGAACTTGGATATTATAGAATATAGTTGTTTAAGCTACTGCACTCGGTGTGCGGAAACCCTTTTTGCTTTAGTGAACGGGGAAATCGTAACCGGTGATACTCCTGAGCAGCTGGTGGAAAATATTTACCGTTATTTAGAAGAAAACCCGATGTTTTAA
- a CDS encoding NAD(P)/FAD-dependent oxidoreductase: MRHLVLLGGGYGNMRILLRLLPNHLPEDVHITLVDRVPYHCLKTEYYALAAGTISDHHIRVPFPEHPRLTYRFGEVVNIDLDNQNVQLQDESSIPYDDLVIGLGCEDKYHGVPGAETFTHSIQSIEKARAAYEALNNLPPGSIVGIVGAGLSGVELASELAESRPDLHIKLFDRGERILPMFPKRLSNYVESWFHQHDIEIVRCSNITKVEEHTLYNHDTPVHCDVIVWTAGIQPNRVVRQLPVEKDKQGRVVLTKRHHIPGYENVYVVGDCASLPHSPSAQLAEGQAEQIVQVLQKRWNGEEPPSEFPPIKLKGILGSLGRKHGFGLLADRPITGRVPRLLKSGILWMYKYHNGY, from the coding sequence ATGAGACACCTTGTGTTGCTCGGCGGAGGATATGGAAATATGCGGATTTTGCTTCGCCTCCTCCCAAACCATTTACCAGAAGATGTTCATATAACGCTCGTCGACCGTGTTCCATATCATTGCTTAAAAACAGAGTATTATGCGCTCGCAGCAGGCACGATTAGCGATCACCACATCCGCGTCCCATTTCCTGAACATCCGCGTCTTACCTACCGTTTCGGTGAAGTCGTTAACATCGACCTTGATAATCAAAACGTGCAGTTGCAGGATGAAAGCAGCATCCCATATGATGATTTAGTAATCGGTTTAGGCTGTGAAGATAAATACCATGGTGTTCCAGGCGCCGAAACTTTCACGCATAGCATTCAATCCATTGAAAAGGCGCGCGCGGCATATGAAGCGTTAAACAATTTGCCTCCCGGATCTATTGTCGGCATTGTCGGCGCGGGACTAAGCGGCGTCGAATTGGCAAGTGAATTAGCGGAAAGCCGTCCTGATTTACACATAAAATTGTTTGATCGCGGAGAACGCATTTTGCCGATGTTTCCTAAACGGCTCAGCAACTATGTCGAAAGCTGGTTTCACCAACATGATATCGAAATTGTCCGCTGTTCCAACATTACGAAAGTAGAAGAACACACGCTTTACAATCACGACACCCCAGTTCATTGCGATGTCATTGTCTGGACAGCAGGCATTCAGCCGAACCGCGTCGTTCGCCAGCTGCCTGTGGAAAAAGACAAACAAGGCCGTGTCGTTTTAACGAAACGCCATCACATTCCCGGATATGAAAACGTATACGTCGTCGGCGACTGTGCAAGTTTGCCGCACTCTCCAAGCGCTCAGCTCGCAGAGGGCCAAGCGGAACAAATCGTTCAAGTATTGCAAAAACGCTGGAACGGGGAAGAACCGCCAAGCGAATTTCCTCCTATAAAATTAAAAGGGATTCTCGGATCGCTCGGCCGAAAACACGGATTCGGCCTCCTTGCTGACCGCCCAATAACCGGAAGAGTTCCGCGATTGTTAAAATCCGGGATATTGTGGATGTACAAATATCATAACGGCTACTAA
- a CDS encoding YuzD family protein yields MTLKQVEICVYGADMICPSCVHLPSSKETYEWLEAAIKRKYPNQPFSITYIDIFNPPEDDEAKKAFAKKVLEEDLFYPVVVIEGVIVGEGNPRLKSIYAEMEKYGYRG; encoded by the coding sequence ATGACGCTGAAGCAAGTAGAAATATGCGTATATGGCGCTGATATGATTTGCCCGTCTTGTGTCCATTTGCCTTCTTCCAAAGAAACATATGAATGGCTGGAAGCGGCGATTAAACGGAAATACCCGAATCAGCCGTTTTCCATAACATATATTGATATTTTCAACCCGCCAGAAGATGACGAAGCGAAAAAGGCGTTTGCCAAAAAGGTGCTGGAAGAAGATTTGTTTTACCCTGTTGTTGTGATCGAGGGGGTTATCGTCGGAGAAGGAAACCCAAGGTTAAAGTCGATTTATGCAGAGATGGAAAAGTACGGTTACCGGGGATAA
- a CDS encoding NifU family protein: MSDQEIKEQVQEVLDKLRPFLLRDGGDCELIDVEDGVVKLRLLGACGSCPSSTITLKAGIERALLEEVPGIVEVEQVF; this comes from the coding sequence ATGAGTGATCAAGAAATTAAAGAACAAGTGCAAGAAGTTCTTGACAAACTGCGCCCGTTTTTGCTTCGTGACGGCGGGGACTGCGAATTGATCGACGTTGAAGACGGAGTTGTCAAATTGCGTTTGCTTGGCGCATGCGGAAGCTGCCCAAGCTCGACGATCACATTAAAAGCCGGAATCGAACGCGCGCTTTTGGAAGAAGTTCCGGGCATTGTCGAAGTAGAACAAGTATTCTAA
- the thrB gene encoding homoserine kinase, whose translation MKEDGMLRIVVPASTANLGPGFDSIGLAVSRYLTLEVRLADEWKFVPRSSEVAAIPAGMDNLIYQVAAQVAQTYGCTLPSCFVDVYSNIPFTRGLGSSAAAVVAGIELANELAGLSLSLEQKMRFASCYEGHPDNVGASLYGGLVIGSHRREETDVVHVPDVQLDLVAVIPSYELETEKARSVLPQMMAREDAVEASAVSNVLVAALLTKRWELAGKMMSCDLFHQPYRKELVPQLSLVEKLAMQYGAFGVALSGAGPTILAFAEPGKGMELKEKLAPYFPDCAVEWLTVEQKGSQVYKMSFEK comes from the coding sequence ATGAAAGAAGATGGGATGTTAAGAATCGTCGTTCCGGCAAGCACAGCAAATTTAGGGCCAGGTTTTGATTCAATTGGTCTTGCCGTGTCCCGTTACTTGACACTTGAAGTCAGGCTGGCAGACGAGTGGAAGTTCGTTCCCCGTTCTTCAGAAGTCGCAGCGATCCCAGCGGGGATGGACAATTTAATTTATCAAGTAGCAGCGCAAGTGGCACAAACATATGGATGCACGTTGCCAAGCTGTTTCGTGGATGTATATAGCAATATCCCGTTTACGCGCGGATTGGGAAGCAGCGCAGCAGCAGTGGTAGCGGGAATTGAACTGGCCAATGAGCTGGCCGGTCTGTCGCTCTCGCTGGAGCAAAAAATGCGGTTTGCCAGCTGTTATGAAGGGCATCCGGATAATGTTGGCGCTTCGTTATACGGAGGGCTCGTCATTGGCAGCCATCGCCGGGAAGAGACGGATGTCGTGCATGTTCCAGATGTGCAATTGGATTTAGTTGCTGTCATTCCTTCGTATGAGCTGGAGACAGAAAAAGCGCGCAGCGTTTTACCGCAGATGATGGCGCGAGAAGATGCCGTCGAGGCCAGCGCAGTCAGCAACGTGTTAGTCGCGGCATTGTTGACCAAAAGATGGGAACTTGCGGGAAAAATGATGTCGTGCGATTTATTTCATCAGCCATATCGCAAAGAACTTGTTCCGCAATTATCGCTTGTTGAAAAGCTGGCTATGCAATATGGAGCGTTTGGGGTGGCATTGAGCGGGGCTGGACCGACCATTCTCGCTTTTGCCGAACCGGGAAAAGGGATGGAATTAAAAGAAAAATTAGCCCCATATTTTCCGGATTGCGCGGTAGAATGGCTAACGGTCGAACAAAAAGGGAGTCAAGTGTATAAAATGTCGTTTGAAAAATAA
- the thrC gene encoding threonine synthase, giving the protein MTWKGLLHAYREFLPINENTPMLTLNEGNTPLIPLPRLSEKLGVELYVKVEGANPTGSFKDRGMVMAVAKAKESGSHTIICASTGNTSASAAAYAARAGLRCIVVIPNGKIAMGKLAQAVMYGAEIFAIEGNFDEALKMVRRLSDMAPITLVNSVNPYRIEGQKTAAFEICDQLGKAPDVLAIPVGNAGNITAYWKGFKEYHAAKQTGLPQMRGFEAEGAAAIVRNQVIEHPETIATAIRIGNPASWEKAVQAAAESNGKIDEVSDAEIVEAYKLLAREEGIFAEPASCASIAGVIKQRKRNEIENGSTVVAVLTGNGLKDPAIAMEVAEIEPTVLANDETVVFEHIQGVVHQ; this is encoded by the coding sequence ATGACATGGAAAGGTTTGCTGCACGCATACCGCGAATTTTTGCCAATCAATGAAAACACCCCGATGCTTACTTTGAATGAAGGAAATACGCCGCTTATTCCGCTGCCGCGGTTGTCGGAAAAGCTTGGCGTTGAATTATATGTCAAAGTCGAAGGGGCAAACCCGACAGGATCATTCAAAGACCGCGGCATGGTGATGGCGGTCGCAAAGGCGAAAGAATCAGGAAGCCATACGATTATTTGCGCTTCGACAGGCAACACGTCCGCCTCCGCGGCGGCCTACGCGGCAAGAGCGGGGCTGCGCTGCATAGTGGTGATTCCGAATGGAAAAATCGCAATGGGGAAATTAGCGCAGGCGGTGATGTACGGAGCGGAAATTTTTGCGATTGAGGGAAACTTTGATGAAGCGTTAAAAATGGTGCGCCGCCTTAGCGATATGGCCCCAATTACGCTTGTCAATTCGGTAAATCCATACCGCATCGAGGGGCAGAAAACAGCGGCGTTTGAGATTTGCGACCAGCTTGGCAAAGCGCCGGACGTGCTTGCGATTCCGGTCGGTAATGCCGGGAATATTACCGCTTATTGGAAAGGATTTAAAGAATATCATGCGGCAAAACAAACGGGCCTTCCGCAAATGCGCGGATTCGAAGCGGAAGGAGCGGCTGCGATCGTCCGCAATCAAGTCATCGAGCATCCGGAGACGATCGCGACGGCGATTCGCATCGGCAATCCGGCGAGCTGGGAAAAAGCGGTGCAAGCAGCGGCGGAGTCGAACGGAAAAATTGATGAAGTATCTGATGCAGAAATTGTAGAAGCGTATAAACTGCTTGCGCGGGAGGAAGGGATTTTTGCCGAACCGGCTTCTTGTGCATCCATTGCAGGAGTGATCAAGCAGCGGAAGCGGAATGAAATTGAAAACGGAAGCACCGTTGTGGCCGTATTAACCGGAAATGGCCTGAAAGATCCGGCCATTGCGATGGAAGTGGCAGAAATCGAGCCAACCGTGCTTGCAAACGACGAAACCGTCGTGTTTGAACACATTCAAGGAGTTGTCCATCAATGA
- a CDS encoding homoserine dehydrogenase: MAKPIFVGLLGLGTVGSGVVKIIENHQERLMHQVGCPVQVKKILVRDIYKQRDVRVDPSLLTTDVADVIDDPEIDVVIEVMGGIEETREYLLRALQQGKHVVTANKDLMALHGSELLAVAAENHCDLFFEASVAGGIPILRSLVDGLASDRITKMMGIVNGTTNYILTKMSKYGASYEEVLAEAQALGYAEADPTSDVEGLDAARKMAILARLGFSMNIDLEDVQAKGITSITEEDLNYSKRLGYTMKLIGIAQRDGNKVEVSVQPTLLPDSHPLASVNDEYNAVYVYGEAVGETMFYGPGAGSLPTATAVVSDLVAVMKNMRLGVNGCNAVAPQYEKQLKSPSEIFSKYFLRIRVKDQVGAFAKITTLFSERGVSFEKILQLPLKEDGLAEIVIVTHRASQQDYEEILQQLRELEIVHEVKSSYRVEGEGKE; this comes from the coding sequence ATGGCCAAGCCGATTTTCGTCGGGTTGTTAGGATTAGGAACTGTTGGAAGCGGTGTTGTCAAAATTATTGAAAATCATCAAGAACGGCTGATGCATCAAGTTGGATGCCCGGTACAAGTGAAAAAAATTCTTGTAAGAGATATATATAAACAACGGGACGTACGCGTCGACCCGTCTTTGCTGACAACCGATGTCGCTGACGTCATTGATGATCCGGAAATCGATGTCGTTATCGAAGTGATGGGAGGAATTGAAGAAACGCGCGAATATTTGCTGCGCGCATTGCAGCAAGGAAAGCATGTGGTGACGGCAAATAAAGACTTGATGGCATTGCATGGGTCGGAATTGTTGGCAGTGGCGGCAGAAAATCATTGTGATTTGTTTTTTGAAGCAAGCGTCGCCGGGGGAATTCCAATTTTGCGCAGCCTCGTTGACGGCCTTGCATCTGACCGGATTACGAAAATGATGGGAATCGTCAATGGAACAACAAACTATATTTTAACAAAAATGAGCAAATACGGAGCGTCTTATGAGGAAGTGTTAGCGGAAGCGCAAGCGCTTGGATATGCGGAGGCAGATCCGACTTCAGATGTGGAAGGATTAGATGCGGCCAGAAAAATGGCGATTTTAGCCCGGCTCGGATTTTCGATGAACATTGATTTAGAAGATGTGCAAGCAAAAGGAATAACGTCGATCACCGAAGAAGATCTCAACTACAGCAAACGCCTCGGCTATACGATGAAATTAATCGGCATCGCACAACGCGATGGCAACAAAGTGGAAGTTAGCGTTCAACCGACGCTGCTTCCTGATTCGCATCCGCTTGCGTCCGTTAATGATGAATACAATGCGGTATATGTGTATGGCGAGGCGGTCGGAGAAACAATGTTTTACGGACCGGGAGCGGGAAGTTTGCCAACCGCGACTGCCGTTGTTTCTGACTTAGTAGCCGTCATGAAGAATATGAGGCTCGGGGTAAACGGATGCAATGCCGTCGCGCCGCAGTATGAAAAGCAACTGAAATCGCCATCAGAAATTTTTTCGAAATATTTTTTGCGCATTCGTGTGAAAGACCAAGTTGGTGCGTTTGCGAAAATTACCACACTATTTTCAGAACGCGGCGTCAGCTTTGAGAAAATTTTACAATTGCCGTTGAAGGAAGATGGGCTTGCGGAAATCGTTATTGTCACACATCGCGCTTCGCAGCAAGATTACGAAGAAATTTTGCAGCAATTGCGTGAATTGGAAATTGTCCATGAAGTAAAGAGCTCGTATCGCGTTGAAGGAGAGGGAAAAGAATGA
- a CDS encoding 2-hydroxyacid dehydrogenase translates to MTRPYVFITRKLPDHIVAPIKEIAEVAMWPYDDIQVPRDVLMNEAKKADALLTMVSDVVDEEILEAGKSLKVVANMGVGFDNIDIPAATKHGIAVCNTPDVLTDTTADLTFALLLATARRVVEAAQWIKEGKWKSWSPFLLAGADVHHKTIGIVGMGKIGQAVAKRAAGFDMNILYHNRSRNKEAEQRLGATYCSFDELLEAADFVVCLTPLTKETRHMFNSEAFRKMKRSAIFINASRGAVVDEQALYAALVNGEIAAAGLDVFEHEPIGASHPLLTLTNVVALPHIGSATKETRTKMMELCCRNIIAVLEGKRPETLVNKELER, encoded by the coding sequence GTGACTCGACCGTACGTGTTTATAACGCGAAAGCTTCCCGATCATATTGTTGCCCCGATAAAAGAGATCGCTGAAGTGGCGATGTGGCCATATGACGACATACAAGTCCCCCGCGATGTATTAATGAATGAGGCGAAAAAAGCAGACGCGCTGTTAACGATGGTGTCTGATGTCGTCGATGAAGAAATATTAGAAGCGGGAAAATCGTTAAAAGTCGTCGCGAATATGGGAGTCGGGTTTGATAATATCGATATCCCTGCTGCGACTAAACACGGGATTGCTGTTTGCAATACCCCGGATGTGCTGACAGACACTACTGCCGATTTAACGTTTGCCTTGCTGCTGGCGACTGCCCGCCGTGTAGTGGAGGCGGCGCAATGGATCAAAGAAGGAAAATGGAAAAGCTGGAGTCCGTTTTTATTGGCTGGTGCCGATGTCCACCATAAGACGATCGGCATTGTCGGCATGGGAAAAATCGGGCAAGCTGTCGCCAAACGCGCAGCTGGTTTTGATATGAACATTTTGTACCATAATCGTTCCCGCAACAAAGAAGCAGAACAAAGGCTTGGCGCGACATATTGCTCGTTTGATGAGTTATTGGAAGCTGCCGATTTTGTTGTTTGCTTGACGCCGCTGACGAAGGAAACGCGGCATATGTTTAATAGCGAAGCGTTCCGCAAAATGAAACGGTCGGCGATATTTATTAATGCATCAAGAGGAGCTGTCGTGGACGAACAAGCGTTATACGCTGCGCTTGTAAACGGGGAAATTGCCGCGGCAGGATTGGATGTATTTGAACATGAGCCAATTGGCGCTTCTCACCCGTTGTTAACATTAACCAATGTGGTTGCTTTGCCGCACATCGGAAGCGCGACAAAAGAAACGCGCACGAAGATGATGGAACTGTGTTGCCGGAATATTATTGCCGTGTTAGAAGGAAAACGGCCGGAAACGCTTGTAAACAAAGAGCTGGAACGATAA
- the yutH gene encoding spore coat putative kinase YutH: MKEFINNEYEIPAERFEKTGRYDTFLHKNQRYTVIPVYGRTEAEIEELQKMSDYLLLTGDDTVAAFVPTKSGKWVAYYGDQPVVIVRSPVSPYARNISIGRELAKFHQRGRTCPIPVVHCRRIGQWKEFWGTRLDQMEQFWRSKMETGIKAMFDRLFLESFPYYLGLAENAIQYVADAELDEEPVGVDYATFCHERLPNAKWVEGKEQKLATDWVYDHCARDLAEWVRHIYMKKGNVSVESIRRFFREYQRIAPLSPFAWRLIYARLLFPLHYFECVEGYYMTDGERRKQAYEQMLRGIVGRSRENEQFLASFAEIAGPAGQRLYIPKIYWFFY, translated from the coding sequence ATGAAGGAGTTTATTAACAATGAATATGAAATCCCGGCAGAACGGTTTGAAAAAACTGGAAGATACGATACATTTCTGCATAAAAATCAGCGTTATACTGTTATTCCTGTATATGGGCGCACGGAAGCAGAAATAGAGGAATTACAGAAGATGAGCGATTATTTATTATTAACGGGAGATGACACTGTCGCAGCTTTCGTTCCGACTAAATCAGGAAAGTGGGTTGCTTACTACGGCGACCAGCCTGTTGTGATTGTCCGCTCGCCTGTTTCACCATATGCAAGAAATATTTCTATCGGCCGAGAATTAGCGAAATTTCACCAGCGCGGCCGCACATGTCCTATTCCGGTCGTCCATTGTCGGCGAATCGGCCAATGGAAAGAGTTTTGGGGAACAAGGCTCGACCAGATGGAGCAGTTTTGGAGAAGTAAAATGGAGACGGGGATCAAGGCTATGTTTGACCGTCTTTTTCTTGAATCGTTTCCGTACTATCTCGGCTTGGCGGAAAACGCGATTCAATATGTAGCGGATGCGGAGTTGGATGAGGAACCTGTCGGCGTTGATTACGCAACCTTTTGCCATGAACGGCTGCCAAATGCGAAATGGGTGGAAGGAAAGGAACAAAAGTTGGCGACAGACTGGGTATATGATCATTGCGCGAGAGATTTGGCAGAGTGGGTCCGGCACATATACATGAAAAAGGGCAATGTTTCTGTGGAAAGCATCCGGCGCTTTTTCCGCGAGTATCAACGGATTGCGCCATTATCGCCGTTTGCCTGGCGCTTAATTTACGCACGTCTTCTTTTTCCGCTTCATTATTTTGAATGTGTGGAAGGATATTATATGACAGACGGAGAAAGAAGAAAACAAGCATATGAACAAATGTTGCGTGGCATTGTCGGCCGTTCCCGGGAGAATGAACAATTTTTAGCGTCGTTTGCCGAGATTGCGGGGCCTGCCGGCCAGCGGCTTTATATTCCTAAAATTTACTGGTTTTTTTATTGA